In Nocardia sputorum, a single genomic region encodes these proteins:
- a CDS encoding alpha/beta fold hydrolase has product MLVKSMRTLADAHNGALTADYRAGLRSRTFRTASLNAPTARHAVIPVTTKDGARLRVHAYGPAKGDVIVLIHGWSCSIEYWNPQINAFADRYRVVCYDQRGHGASELGKTAPSEESLADDLSAVLNATLRPGQRAVLVGHSMGGITIQAWAAQYPEQVRKQAAAAVLLNTTSGNIRYDTDLLPLLNKPLTLADRPITVFGAAVRMPMIVAETLLTAPVPLPGGWPTSALLKARVMTPHATADQVEFALGIVRSCRPLTRGRHAAALADMDLAEAAASLTVPTTVIAGAHDRLLPERMSRRIADALAEAGHLAAYHVWPTGHLGNIEAADRFNAELAAIAESAHLRDAAAG; this is encoded by the coding sequence ATGCTGGTGAAGTCGATGAGGACGCTGGCGGACGCCCATAACGGTGCGCTCACCGCCGATTACCGTGCCGGACTGCGGTCCCGCACCTTCCGGACGGCGTCGTTGAACGCGCCCACCGCCCGTCACGCGGTCATCCCGGTAACCACCAAGGACGGCGCTCGCCTGCGAGTACACGCCTACGGCCCCGCCAAGGGCGATGTCATCGTGCTGATCCACGGCTGGAGTTGCAGCATCGAGTACTGGAACCCGCAGATCAACGCGTTCGCCGACCGGTATCGCGTGGTCTGCTACGACCAGCGCGGCCACGGCGCCAGTGAACTCGGCAAGACCGCCCCCAGCGAAGAGTCGCTGGCCGACGATCTGTCGGCCGTGCTGAATGCCACGCTCCGCCCCGGCCAGCGAGCCGTTCTGGTCGGCCACAGCATGGGTGGCATCACCATTCAGGCGTGGGCCGCCCAGTATCCGGAGCAGGTCCGCAAGCAGGCCGCGGCCGCCGTTCTGCTGAACACCACGTCGGGCAACATCCGCTACGACACCGATCTGCTTCCGCTGCTGAACAAGCCATTGACACTGGCGGACCGCCCGATCACCGTGTTCGGCGCCGCCGTGCGTATGCCCATGATCGTCGCCGAGACGCTGCTCACCGCCCCGGTCCCGCTGCCGGGCGGCTGGCCCACCAGCGCGCTGCTCAAGGCCCGCGTGATGACGCCGCACGCGACCGCGGACCAGGTGGAGTTCGCACTGGGCATCGTGCGATCGTGCCGTCCGCTCACCCGCGGCAGGCACGCCGCCGCGCTCGCCGACATGGATCTCGCCGAGGCCGCCGCCTCCCTGACCGTGCCCACTACGGTGATCGCTGGAGCCCACGACCGCTTGCTGCCCGAGCGCATGTCGCGCCGCATCGCCGACGCGCTCGCCGAAGCGGGCCACCTGGCCGCGTACCACGTGTGGCCCACCGGCCACCTGGGCAATATCGAGGCTGCCGACCGCTTCAACGCGGAATTGGCCGCCATCGCCGAGAGCGCCCACCTGCGCGACGCGGCCGCGGGCTGA
- a CDS encoding DUF2752 domain-containing protein, whose amino-acid sequence MDIAHPASGPLTDPGTPPRSGWRGAALPLLVAGLGVGVGVLLHVRDPHVEGSYGTCPVYALTGWYCPGCGGMRAVHNLTDGHLIDALHSNVLALPLVLAFAVWVLDWTVQAWRGRKMRLPSISRTTMWTFFALLAIYTVVRNTPWGTSFTPV is encoded by the coding sequence GTGGACATCGCGCATCCTGCCTCCGGCCCCCTGACGGACCCCGGAACTCCGCCGAGGAGCGGTTGGCGTGGGGCGGCGCTTCCGCTGCTCGTAGCAGGTCTCGGCGTGGGCGTCGGCGTACTGCTGCACGTCCGCGACCCGCACGTCGAAGGCTCCTACGGCACCTGTCCGGTCTACGCGCTGACCGGCTGGTACTGCCCCGGCTGCGGCGGGATGCGCGCCGTCCACAACCTCACCGACGGGCACCTCATCGATGCGCTGCACAGCAATGTGCTCGCGCTTCCGCTGGTCCTCGCCTTCGCGGTGTGGGTGCTGGACTGGACCGTCCAGGCGTGGCGCGGCCGGAAGATGCGGCTGCCGTCGATCAGCCGGACCACCATGTGGACCTTCTTCGCCTTGCTCGCGATCTACACCGTCGTGCGGAATACGCCGTGGGGAACCTCGTTTACACCGGTGTAA
- a CDS encoding MFS transporter has translation MLETRTKVVRSLVPARMDRLPWTKFHWLIVVGLGVSWILDGIEIQIVSSMGGPLQDAGTLHLTSGQVGAMASWYLAGQVVGALVFGRLTDRLGRKKLFILTLAIYLIGSGLAGFSWNAWSLYFFRFIAGTGIGGEYTAINSAIDEIMPSKYRGRVDIAINGTYWGGAALGAAASLVLFNEQLIPTGWGWRIGFFIGPVLGFIIIFLRRHIPESPRWLLTHGRAEEAERTVDEIEAQVRSRGIELPPVDESKALDIVDTDRLSYVQMGRIFFGRYPSRSFLGFTMMATQAFLYNAIFFTVGLVLINFYDVPAHHTGYYFFPFAVGNLIGPLVLGPLFDSIGRRKMICATYLGSGSLLFLSAWAFNAGILNATTQTLFWCVIFFFASAGASSAYLTVSEIFPLELRGQAISFFFAIAQGAGGVVAPFLFGHLVGGADNPNPDRFPLTVGYLIGAGFMIFGGLVAWFFGVNAEGQSLEDIADPLSAAKPADTTAEPAAAEDQALAVPTSAAVISEPLPDGASDIDALKAD, from the coding sequence GTGCTGGAAACGCGAACCAAGGTAGTCCGAAGTTTGGTGCCCGCCAGGATGGACCGGCTTCCGTGGACCAAGTTCCACTGGCTCATCGTCGTCGGGCTGGGCGTCTCCTGGATCCTGGACGGCATCGAGATCCAGATCGTCAGCAGCATGGGCGGACCGCTGCAAGACGCCGGAACGCTGCATCTGACTTCCGGGCAGGTCGGCGCGATGGCGTCGTGGTATCTGGCCGGTCAGGTTGTCGGCGCGCTCGTCTTCGGCCGGCTCACCGACCGGCTCGGTCGCAAGAAACTGTTCATCCTGACCCTGGCGATCTATCTGATCGGCAGCGGCTTGGCCGGATTCTCCTGGAACGCGTGGTCGCTGTACTTCTTCCGCTTCATCGCGGGCACCGGAATCGGTGGCGAGTACACGGCGATCAACTCCGCGATCGACGAGATCATGCCGTCCAAGTACCGGGGCCGGGTCGACATCGCCATCAACGGAACGTACTGGGGCGGCGCCGCTCTGGGCGCGGCCGCCAGTCTGGTGCTGTTCAACGAACAGTTGATCCCCACCGGCTGGGGATGGCGAATCGGGTTCTTCATCGGACCCGTCCTCGGGTTCATCATCATCTTCCTGCGCAGGCACATCCCGGAGAGCCCGCGCTGGCTGCTCACCCACGGGCGCGCCGAGGAGGCCGAGCGGACCGTCGACGAGATCGAAGCGCAGGTCCGAAGCCGGGGAATCGAACTGCCTCCGGTCGACGAGAGCAAAGCCTTGGACATCGTGGACACGGATCGGCTGTCCTACGTGCAGATGGGGCGTATCTTCTTCGGACGGTATCCGTCCCGTTCCTTCCTCGGGTTCACGATGATGGCCACGCAGGCGTTCCTGTACAACGCGATCTTCTTCACCGTCGGGTTGGTGTTGATCAACTTCTACGACGTGCCGGCCCACCATACGGGTTACTACTTCTTCCCCTTTGCCGTCGGCAATCTGATCGGTCCCCTGGTGCTCGGCCCGCTTTTCGACAGCATCGGCCGCCGGAAGATGATCTGCGCAACGTATCTCGGGTCCGGTTCGCTGCTATTCCTTTCCGCTTGGGCATTCAACGCGGGCATCCTCAACGCCACCACGCAGACCCTTTTCTGGTGTGTCATCTTCTTCTTCGCTTCGGCGGGAGCGTCGTCGGCCTATCTCACGGTCAGCGAGATCTTCCCGCTGGAACTGCGCGGGCAGGCCATCTCGTTCTTCTTCGCCATCGCGCAGGGAGCCGGCGGGGTGGTCGCGCCGTTCCTGTTCGGGCACTTGGTGGGCGGCGCCGACAACCCGAACCCCGACCGGTTCCCGCTCACGGTGGGGTACCTCATCGGCGCCGGGTTCATGATCTTCGGCGGCCTGGTCGCCTGGTTCTTCGGCGTGAACGCCGAAGGCCAATCGCTCGAGGACATCGCGGATCCGCTGTCAGCCGCGAAGCCGGCGGATACGACCGCGGAACCAGCCGCCGCCGAGGACCAAGCCTTGGCGGTCCCGACATCCGCCGCAGTGATCAGCGAGCCGCTACCTGACGGCGCGTCCGATATCGATGCATTGAAGGCGGACTAG
- a CDS encoding Pls/PosA family non-ribosomal peptide synthetase: MLETDVDAPARPLSRGDRAPGPRTLVDILTATALAHPDAPAIDDGDVVLTYLELVVEIEKTMARLATAGVRPGDRVGVRMPSGTRGLYVTILAVLYSGAAYVPVDADDPDERAQLVFGEAQVTAIVTVAGIETTAAGIRAAEQQREQTWSTLPSPGDDAWIIFTSGSTGTPKGVAVTHRNAAAFVDAEADLFLRDAPIGPGDRVLAGLSVAFDASCEEMWLAWRNGACLVPAPRELVRTGADLGPWLVRREISVVSTVPTLAATWPVEALEAVRLLIFGGEAVPPELAERLAGNGDSAREVWNTYGPTEATVVACAARLDGRWPIRIGLPLNGWDLVVVDQAGNPVAEGESGELVIGGVGLARYLDPVKDAEKYAPLPSVGWERAYRSGDLVRNDSAGLVFLGRADDQIKLGGRRIELGEIDNALQHLPGVTGAAAAIRTTKAGNKLLVGYLTGPGPDFDAKAARAVLAERLPAPLVPRLAVVDELPTRTSGKVDRDALPWPLPNAAEDDDDNELTGTALWVAGLWDAILGAEASDLDADFFDLGGGSLAAAQLVTALRERYPQIAVADVYDHPRLGALADLLEQTTPAVAVAERTVRPTPVLAQAAQVLATIPLTTLTGLQWLTWLAIVGNIAAWSGSLPWLPQLSWWWTLAAFLLFISPPGRMAICVAGARLLLRGIRPGRYPRGGSAHLRLWAAVRLSEASGAENLSGAPWMVPFARALGAKIGKGVDLHSLPPVTGMLELGDGCSVEPEVDLSGYWIDGDVVHLGPITIGPGAVVGSRSILLPGTKIGRNAEVAPGSAVSGKVKAEQEWAGSPAVKVGKAQHRWPAHTPDRARHWVAIFGVTSMALAAMPILGIGAGGAFLAWFVRDTRTLAGGAARAFAVLPLATLLSLGVYAAATIVAVRLLSIGLTEGYHPVRSRVGWQAWATERLLDSARTFLFPLYASLLTPVWLRLLGAKVGKSVEASTVLLLPKFTTVADGAFLADDTMIAGYELGGGWLHIGAAKVGKRAFLGNSGMTAPGRRVPKNGLVAVLSAAPSKAKPGSSWLGSPPVRLRRAAENADTARTFDPPARLRVARALVETCRLLPVLVTFAIGLGVLCTLAWLAQTFGHLAAGLLSGVVLLVAGAVAGASAVTAKWLLVGRIRTGEHPLWSSFVWRNEVSDTFVETVVAPWFARAATGTPVLNLWLRGLGARIGRGVWCESYWLPEADLVTLGDGATVERGCVVQTHLFHDRIMAMDTVTLGAGATLGPHCVALPASALGDGATIGPASLVMRGDAVPASTRWWGNPIAPWFTGDPGAR, from the coding sequence CCGTCGGGCACCCGCGGGCTCTACGTGACCATCCTCGCCGTCCTGTACTCCGGCGCCGCGTACGTGCCGGTCGACGCGGACGACCCGGACGAGCGCGCGCAGCTGGTCTTCGGCGAGGCGCAGGTCACCGCGATCGTGACTGTGGCGGGCATCGAGACCACGGCCGCGGGTATCCGCGCGGCCGAGCAGCAGCGCGAGCAGACCTGGTCGACGCTGCCCAGCCCCGGCGACGACGCCTGGATCATCTTCACCTCCGGTTCCACCGGCACGCCGAAAGGCGTTGCCGTCACCCATCGCAACGCGGCCGCCTTCGTCGACGCCGAAGCCGACCTGTTTCTCCGCGACGCTCCGATCGGTCCCGGTGACCGGGTGCTCGCGGGGCTGTCGGTCGCGTTCGACGCGTCCTGCGAGGAGATGTGGCTGGCCTGGCGCAACGGCGCCTGTCTGGTGCCTGCTCCGCGCGAGTTGGTGCGCACCGGCGCGGATCTCGGTCCCTGGCTGGTGCGGCGGGAGATCAGCGTGGTCTCGACCGTCCCGACCCTGGCGGCGACCTGGCCGGTCGAGGCCCTGGAGGCGGTGCGGCTGCTCATCTTCGGCGGCGAGGCCGTCCCGCCGGAACTCGCCGAGCGTCTGGCGGGCAACGGCGATTCGGCGCGCGAGGTGTGGAATACCTATGGCCCTACGGAAGCCACGGTCGTCGCCTGCGCCGCACGGTTGGACGGTCGATGGCCGATCCGGATCGGCCTGCCGCTCAACGGCTGGGACCTGGTGGTGGTGGACCAGGCGGGTAACCCGGTGGCGGAGGGCGAATCCGGGGAGTTGGTGATCGGCGGCGTCGGTCTCGCGCGCTATCTCGACCCGGTCAAGGACGCCGAGAAATACGCGCCACTGCCCTCCGTCGGCTGGGAGCGCGCATACCGCAGCGGTGACCTGGTGCGCAACGACAGCGCCGGCCTCGTTTTCCTCGGCCGCGCCGACGATCAGATCAAGCTGGGTGGACGGCGCATCGAACTCGGTGAGATCGACAACGCTCTGCAGCATCTGCCCGGCGTCACGGGTGCGGCGGCAGCCATTCGAACCACCAAGGCCGGCAACAAGCTTCTGGTCGGCTATCTGACCGGGCCCGGCCCGGACTTCGATGCCAAGGCCGCGCGCGCCGTCCTCGCCGAGCGCCTTCCGGCGCCGCTGGTGCCCCGGCTCGCCGTGGTCGACGAGCTGCCCACCCGTACCTCCGGCAAGGTCGACCGGGACGCGCTGCCGTGGCCGCTGCCCAACGCCGCCGAGGACGACGACGACAACGAGCTGACCGGCACGGCCCTGTGGGTCGCCGGACTGTGGGACGCCATCCTCGGCGCGGAGGCGAGCGACCTCGACGCGGACTTCTTCGACCTGGGCGGCGGTTCGCTCGCGGCAGCGCAGCTGGTCACCGCGCTGCGCGAACGGTATCCGCAGATCGCCGTCGCCGACGTCTACGACCACCCTCGCCTCGGCGCGCTGGCCGACCTGCTGGAGCAGACCACGCCCGCCGTGGCGGTCGCCGAGCGGACGGTGCGGCCGACGCCGGTGCTCGCACAAGCCGCGCAGGTGCTCGCCACCATCCCGCTCACCACGCTCACCGGTCTGCAGTGGCTGACCTGGCTGGCGATCGTCGGCAACATCGCGGCCTGGTCCGGCTCGCTGCCGTGGCTGCCGCAACTGTCCTGGTGGTGGACGCTGGCCGCGTTCCTGCTGTTCATCTCACCGCCCGGCCGCATGGCGATCTGCGTGGCCGGCGCGCGGCTGCTGCTGCGCGGCATCCGGCCGGGCCGCTATCCGCGCGGCGGTTCGGCGCATCTACGGCTGTGGGCGGCCGTCCGTCTCTCCGAGGCCAGCGGCGCCGAGAACCTGTCCGGAGCGCCGTGGATGGTGCCGTTCGCCCGCGCGCTCGGCGCGAAGATCGGCAAGGGCGTCGACCTGCACAGCCTCCCGCCGGTGACGGGCATGCTCGAGCTCGGCGACGGATGCAGCGTGGAGCCGGAAGTGGACCTGTCCGGGTACTGGATCGACGGCGACGTCGTGCATCTGGGCCCGATCACCATCGGCCCCGGCGCGGTGGTCGGCTCGCGCTCGATCCTCTTGCCAGGCACGAAGATCGGCAGAAACGCCGAGGTGGCGCCCGGCTCGGCGGTGTCCGGCAAGGTGAAGGCCGAACAGGAATGGGCCGGTTCGCCCGCGGTGAAGGTCGGCAAAGCCCAGCACCGCTGGCCCGCGCACACGCCCGATCGAGCCCGGCACTGGGTCGCGATCTTCGGCGTCACGTCGATGGCGCTGGCCGCCATGCCGATTCTCGGCATCGGCGCCGGTGGCGCGTTCCTGGCCTGGTTCGTTCGCGACACCCGCACCCTCGCGGGCGGCGCCGCGCGCGCGTTCGCCGTCCTCCCCCTCGCCACGCTGCTCAGCCTGGGCGTCTACGCGGCGGCGACCATCGTCGCGGTCCGCCTGCTGAGCATCGGCCTGACGGAGGGCTACCATCCGGTGCGCAGCCGGGTCGGCTGGCAGGCATGGGCCACCGAGCGGCTGCTGGATTCCGCGCGCACCTTCCTGTTCCCGCTGTACGCCAGCCTGCTCACCCCGGTGTGGCTGCGCTTGCTCGGCGCGAAGGTGGGCAAGAGCGTCGAGGCGTCCACGGTGCTGCTGCTGCCGAAGTTCACCACGGTCGCCGACGGAGCCTTCCTGGCCGACGACACCATGATCGCCGGTTACGAACTCGGCGGGGGCTGGCTGCACATCGGTGCGGCGAAAGTCGGCAAGCGCGCCTTCCTCGGGAACTCCGGGATGACCGCCCCCGGCCGCCGGGTCCCGAAGAACGGGCTGGTCGCGGTGCTGTCGGCGGCGCCGTCCAAGGCCAAGCCCGGCTCGTCCTGGCTGGGCAGCCCGCCGGTCCGGCTGCGCCGGGCCGCGGAGAACGCCGATACGGCGCGCACCTTCGATCCACCTGCCCGCCTGCGCGTCGCTCGCGCCCTTGTCGAGACCTGCCGCTTGCTCCCGGTGCTGGTGACCTTCGCGATCGGACTCGGCGTGCTGTGCACCCTCGCGTGGCTCGCGCAAACCTTCGGCCACCTCGCCGCCGGGCTGCTCAGCGGAGTGGTGCTGCTGGTCGCAGGCGCCGTCGCGGGGGCGAGCGCCGTGACCGCCAAATGGTTGCTGGTCGGGCGGATACGCACCGGGGAGCATCCGCTGTGGAGCTCGTTCGTCTGGCGCAACGAGGTCTCCGACACCTTTGTGGAAACGGTTGTCGCGCCGTGGTTCGCGCGCGCGGCGACCGGGACGCCCGTACTGAACCTCTGGCTTCGCGGCCTCGGCGCCCGCATCGGGCGCGGGGTATGGTGCGAGTCCTACTGGCTACCGGAGGCGGATCTGGTGACTCTCGGTGACGGCGCGACCGTGGAACGCGGCTGTGTGGTGCAGACCCATCTGTTCCACGACCGGATCATGGCCATGGACACCGTCACCCTCGGCGCGGGCGCCACCCTCGGTCCGCACTGCGTGGCGTTGCCCGCCTCGGCGCTCGGCGACGGCGCGACCATCGGCCCGGCCTCCCTGGTCATGCGCGGTGACGCGGTGCCCGCCTCGACGCGCTGGTGGGGCAACCCGATCGCGCCCTGGTTCACCGGCGACCCCGGGGCGCGCTGA
- a CDS encoding M1 family metallopeptidase produces the protein MTGKFYEAPIDEYLPQNGNRGYRVSRYELELAYRVSANRLTGRAAITAVTTEVRPRFALDLSQALSVSKVSVNGAKAAKYTHQHGKLVITPQQRIPAGGALSLVVQYGGAPKPVRGPWGEVGWEELTEGALVASQPNGAASWFPCDDHPSSKASYRISITTDSPYYAVANGTLLRKQSKSSQTTWVYEQPEPMSSYLATIQIGHYRRHRIGSSHSAVPMHAILPSRLRANFDHDFARQPRMLEVFSERFGPYPFADYTVVVTDDELEIPIEAQGLSIFGANHCDGRRGAERLVAHELAHQWFGNSLTIRQWRDIWLHEGFACYAEWIWSEAAGGPTADQLARAARHNLSREPQDIVIGDPGPQRMFDDRVYKRGALTLHALRLELGDSTFFDLLREWTIRYRHSSVTTEEFTDLAGHYSLVSLRPLWDSWLLAERLPQLPPYGGASTA, from the coding sequence ATGACGGGCAAGTTCTACGAAGCCCCCATCGACGAGTACCTCCCGCAGAACGGCAACCGGGGGTACCGGGTCTCCCGATACGAGCTGGAACTTGCCTATCGGGTCTCCGCCAACCGGCTCACCGGCCGCGCCGCGATCACGGCGGTGACCACCGAGGTGCGTCCCCGGTTCGCCCTCGATCTCTCCCAGGCGTTGAGCGTCTCGAAGGTGTCGGTCAACGGCGCCAAGGCCGCGAAGTACACCCATCAGCACGGCAAACTGGTGATCACGCCGCAGCAGCGGATTCCGGCGGGCGGGGCGCTCTCGCTGGTGGTGCAGTACGGCGGCGCCCCGAAACCGGTGCGCGGGCCGTGGGGCGAGGTCGGGTGGGAAGAACTCACCGAAGGCGCGCTCGTGGCCAGTCAGCCCAACGGCGCGGCCTCCTGGTTTCCGTGCGACGACCACCCGAGTTCCAAAGCGAGCTATCGGATCTCGATCACCACCGATTCGCCGTATTACGCGGTGGCCAACGGAACCCTGCTGCGCAAGCAGAGCAAGTCCAGTCAGACGACCTGGGTGTACGAGCAGCCCGAACCGATGTCGAGCTACTTGGCCACCATCCAGATCGGTCACTACCGCAGGCACCGCATCGGTTCGTCGCATTCCGCGGTGCCGATGCACGCGATCCTGCCCTCGCGGCTGCGGGCGAACTTCGACCACGACTTCGCTCGTCAGCCGAGGATGCTCGAGGTATTCAGCGAGAGGTTCGGCCCGTACCCGTTCGCGGACTACACCGTGGTCGTCACCGACGACGAACTCGAGATCCCGATCGAGGCGCAGGGCCTGTCCATCTTCGGCGCCAACCACTGCGACGGCCGCCGCGGCGCCGAACGGCTGGTCGCGCACGAGCTGGCCCACCAGTGGTTCGGCAACAGCCTGACCATCCGCCAGTGGCGCGACATCTGGCTGCACGAGGGCTTCGCCTGCTACGCGGAATGGATCTGGTCGGAGGCCGCGGGCGGACCCACCGCCGATCAGCTGGCCCGCGCCGCGCGCCACAACCTTTCCCGCGAGCCCCAGGACATCGTCATCGGCGATCCCGGACCGCAGCGCATGTTCGACGATCGCGTCTACAAACGGGGTGCGCTCACGCTGCACGCCCTGCGCCTGGAACTGGGCGACTCGACGTTCTTCGACCTGCTGCGGGAATGGACCATTCGCTATCGCCACTCGTCGGTGACCACCGAGGAATTCACCGACCTGGCCGGACACTACAGCCTGGTGTCGCTGCGTCCGCTGTGGGACAGCTGGCTGCTCGCCGAGCGACTACCGCAGCTGCCGCCCTATGGCGGCGCGTCCACGGCCTGA
- a CDS encoding PPOX class F420-dependent oxidoreductase has translation MKLDDDARSLIGSGADATLVTLNPDGSPQVSVVWVALQSTPDGDELVTAHLGVYQKIRNVRRDPRVAVTILSSERGEVMRPYLSITGTARVVEGGAPELLRQLAKTLAAPGVEFPPADAPPGYLTRIRIDKVGGIGPWAS, from the coding sequence ATGAAACTCGACGACGACGCGCGTTCACTCATCGGGTCCGGCGCCGACGCGACGCTGGTCACGCTCAACCCGGACGGCAGCCCGCAGGTCTCGGTGGTCTGGGTGGCCCTGCAATCGACACCGGACGGCGACGAACTCGTCACCGCCCACCTGGGCGTCTATCAGAAGATCCGCAACGTCCGCCGCGACCCGCGCGTGGCGGTGACCATCCTCTCTTCCGAACGGGGCGAGGTCATGCGCCCCTACCTTTCGATCACCGGCACCGCCCGCGTCGTCGAGGGCGGTGCACCGGAATTGCTCAGGCAACTCGCCAAGACTCTGGCCGCCCCGGGCGTCGAGTTCCCTCCGGCGGACGCCCCGCCCGGTTACCTCACGCGTATCCGGATCGACAAGGTCGGCGGCATCGGCCCCTGGGCCTCCTAG